The following proteins are co-located in the Pseudomonas sp. DY-1 genome:
- a CDS encoding AAA family ATPase, giving the protein MLKSIHIESFKSYLSQDLQLAPLTLMIGANASGKSNALEAFRFLCWLSQGQKLSVLKHRVDDSEEILRGQIKDLGYLGASSIKLGCHTDDKGWDKLEVEIAIRENELHITQESISSPSENFPLYRVEQAATGLNSDIRVAYNNFARGGKKPQVTCTDQIAVMCQLASSALFESGHKKAQVEIPKATDKFQSLLSNTLFLDPVPSLMRGDSYPDKKLRGDCSNLSGVLHTLWQDDVARPIIIEFIRSLPEQDVKSIDFFADRRGRFSLELVESFGNVERKWSVEVLSDGTLRVLAIAAALLSAPEGSTVVIEEVDNGIHPSRARQLLKTMRDQATARNIRLLLSTHNPALMDALPDEALADVVFCYRDSLQGDSRLLRLSDLQDYAALVSQGPLGELITNGIVDRFVKSPVTPEDKKRKALDWLTRMQGVDQ; this is encoded by the coding sequence ATGTTAAAAAGCATTCATATTGAGAGTTTCAAAAGCTATCTTAGCCAGGATTTGCAGCTTGCGCCGCTTACTCTGATGATTGGTGCAAACGCATCGGGCAAGAGCAACGCTCTTGAAGCGTTCCGCTTTTTGTGTTGGTTAAGCCAGGGACAAAAACTCTCTGTGCTCAAACATCGCGTTGACGACTCTGAAGAAATTCTTCGCGGTCAAATTAAGGATCTTGGCTATCTGGGCGCATCCTCCATCAAGCTAGGATGTCATACAGATGATAAAGGCTGGGATAAGCTTGAGGTAGAGATTGCAATTCGTGAGAACGAATTACACATAACCCAAGAAAGTATCTCATCTCCCTCTGAAAACTTTCCGCTTTATCGAGTTGAGCAAGCCGCGACCGGATTAAATTCCGACATTCGAGTAGCCTACAACAACTTTGCTCGGGGAGGAAAAAAACCACAAGTAACCTGCACAGACCAGATAGCAGTAATGTGCCAGCTCGCAAGCTCAGCACTGTTTGAGTCAGGGCACAAAAAAGCGCAAGTGGAAATTCCCAAAGCAACGGATAAATTTCAAAGCCTTCTATCGAATACGCTGTTCCTAGATCCCGTACCTTCACTGATGCGCGGGGATAGTTATCCTGACAAGAAGCTTAGAGGTGACTGCTCTAATCTTTCAGGAGTATTGCATACACTATGGCAGGATGATGTTGCTCGACCCATAATCATTGAATTTATCAGGAGTCTGCCTGAACAAGACGTTAAGAGTATAGATTTCTTCGCGGATCGACGGGGGCGCTTTTCGCTCGAATTGGTAGAAAGCTTTGGTAATGTCGAACGGAAATGGTCTGTAGAGGTGTTGTCAGACGGGACACTTAGAGTTCTCGCCATAGCAGCTGCATTGCTTTCCGCACCTGAGGGGTCAACAGTAGTGATCGAGGAGGTGGATAACGGCATCCACCCCTCGCGCGCCAGGCAACTACTGAAAACGATGCGAGACCAAGCCACGGCACGCAACATTCGCTTGCTATTGTCAACCCATAATCCTGCACTGATGGATGCACTCCCTGATGAGGCTTTAGCCGATGTCGTTTTCTGCTACCGTGACTCTTTACAGGGTGATAGCAGGTTACTGCGCCTATCGGACCTTCAAGATTATGCAGCCTTGGTATCCCAAGGGCCTTTAGGTGAGCTGATCACTAACGGAATAGTTGATCGTTTCGTCAAATCCCCTGTCACCCCGGAAGACAAGAAGAGAAAGGCGCTTGACTGGTTGACCCGCATGCAGGGTGTCGATCAATGA
- a CDS encoding DUF6527 family protein — protein MLKHFVRNVMVALRVIRPPRYLLRTVDRHPAPEELTAGELVLVKSGGKEKWACFICPCGCGNRMQLSLNPKTRPSWRLSSDWLSRPTVFPSVRQLNACRGHYWIRNGDVEWCRDSGR, from the coding sequence ATGCTGAAGCACTTTGTCAGAAACGTCATGGTCGCATTGCGGGTAATTCGACCTCCTAGATACCTTTTAAGGACTGTCGATCGCCATCCTGCTCCAGAAGAGCTCACAGCTGGTGAGCTAGTGCTAGTGAAAAGTGGTGGTAAGGAGAAATGGGCCTGCTTCATCTGTCCTTGTGGATGTGGGAACCGAATGCAGCTATCTCTTAACCCCAAGACCAGGCCTAGTTGGAGATTGTCTTCAGATTGGCTCAGTCGCCCGACTGTGTTTCCGTCAGTCCGTCAATTGAACGCCTGCCGAGGGCACTATTGGATTAGAAATGGAGATGTTGAATGGTGTCGCGACAGCGGGCGTTAG
- a CDS encoding ThiF family adenylyltransferase gives MTLTDLTLQEQHLEQLRELTHREDGSEAAAYVLFGQALITSDPWDRRSRTRYSSHEVIAVPEEDWISSSPVHVTWSTQSFIRLLKRAANENLVVGVVHTHPNGPASFSEQDGINEAELFRLARNRNGAGAVMVSIVLAGADEVRARVWLNDLEPIAINPVRVIGRNLKVFDVTDGQCPQNEAFARQALAFGPVINTRLRGLKVGIVGCGGTGSPTALLLARLGVGQIVLFDEDIVEVTNLNRLHGARRADADAMRPKVEVLAREITELALGVRVVPIRSWIGSPECRDALKSCDVIFGCTDDHDGRLMLNRLAYFYLIPVIDMGLAIQPGQQHVGMLDLSGRVTILVPGSSCLLCRGIVNPTRAREESLRRHNPEEHERRKREAYVRGGDNPAPAVVTFTTATACLAVDELLQGLTNFRGEQGWTWQRVRRFDLLQDRKPGALHNPNCPICTDMTYWGRGDIEPFLDRVG, from the coding sequence ATGACTCTTACGGACCTGACGCTTCAGGAGCAGCATCTTGAGCAGCTCCGCGAACTGACACATCGAGAGGATGGCAGCGAGGCCGCAGCTTATGTGCTTTTTGGCCAAGCCCTTATCACCTCTGACCCCTGGGATCGTCGTAGCCGGACTCGTTATAGCTCGCATGAGGTGATTGCCGTTCCGGAAGAGGACTGGATATCCAGCAGCCCGGTTCACGTTACATGGTCTACGCAGTCTTTCATCCGGCTGCTCAAGCGCGCGGCCAATGAAAATCTGGTAGTGGGCGTGGTCCATACGCACCCAAACGGACCTGCGTCGTTTTCCGAGCAAGATGGCATCAATGAAGCAGAGTTGTTTCGCTTGGCGCGAAACCGTAACGGCGCTGGTGCCGTAATGGTTAGCATTGTGCTGGCCGGGGCGGACGAGGTCCGTGCTCGTGTTTGGCTAAACGACCTGGAGCCAATTGCGATCAATCCTGTTCGAGTTATCGGACGTAATCTGAAGGTGTTTGATGTCACCGATGGGCAATGCCCCCAAAATGAAGCGTTCGCCCGCCAAGCGCTAGCGTTCGGGCCTGTTATCAATACGCGGCTCCGAGGGCTCAAAGTAGGAATCGTTGGCTGTGGCGGAACGGGTAGTCCGACAGCACTGCTCCTGGCACGCTTGGGTGTAGGTCAGATAGTCCTCTTCGATGAGGACATTGTTGAGGTTACAAATCTCAACCGTCTGCATGGAGCAAGGAGAGCGGATGCCGACGCTATGCGCCCCAAAGTGGAAGTGCTTGCACGTGAAATCACCGAACTTGCCCTTGGGGTGCGCGTGGTGCCGATCAGGAGTTGGATTGGATCTCCCGAGTGCCGGGACGCGCTGAAATCTTGCGACGTGATTTTTGGCTGCACCGACGATCACGATGGGCGATTGATGCTTAACAGATTGGCGTACTTCTACCTCATCCCGGTCATCGATATGGGGTTGGCCATTCAACCAGGCCAGCAGCACGTTGGAATGCTGGACCTGAGCGGTCGAGTCACGATTCTTGTGCCGGGCTCATCTTGCCTGCTGTGTCGAGGCATTGTTAACCCTACTCGCGCGCGCGAAGAAAGCCTTCGGCGTCACAACCCCGAAGAGCATGAGCGTAGAAAGCGAGAAGCATATGTCCGGGGTGGAGATAACCCCGCTCCTGCTGTTGTGACCTTCACAACAGCAACTGCTTGTTTGGCAGTCGATGAGTTACTCCAAGGATTAACAAATTTTCGGGGTGAACAGGGGTGGACTTGGCAGAGAGTCCGGCGATTTGACCTTCTCCAGGATCGAAAACCAGGAGCGCTACACAATCCAAACTGCCCGATTTGTACTGATATGACTTACTGGGGGCGCGGTGACATTGAGCCGTTCCTTGATCGAGTGGGCTAG
- a CDS encoding E2/UBC family protein: MSFLPLKCRRYLDDRGVDFQEVEAEGQKALLLKNVSLPVGHFDAPAADVLILLPTSYPDSAPDMFYTLPWLKLASSTTYPRAADVAHSYLGQSWQRWSRHNNHWRPGIDGIWTMLKRIETAMEVAA; encoded by the coding sequence ATGTCCTTCCTCCCGCTCAAATGCCGTCGCTATTTGGACGATCGAGGCGTGGATTTTCAGGAAGTCGAAGCAGAGGGCCAGAAGGCCCTCCTTCTGAAAAATGTTTCTCTGCCGGTGGGGCACTTCGACGCGCCGGCAGCGGACGTGCTTATCCTGCTGCCAACGAGTTACCCGGACAGTGCACCAGACATGTTTTACACACTGCCTTGGCTCAAGTTGGCAAGTTCCACCACCTACCCTCGAGCAGCCGACGTAGCGCATTCCTATCTGGGGCAATCCTGGCAACGATGGTCCCGGCATAACAATCACTGGCGTCCGGGTATCGATGGTATCTGGACCATGCTGAAGCGAATTGAGACCGCAATGGAGGTGGCCGCATGA
- a CDS encoding multiubiquitin domain-containing protein gives MNGEIEDVKDAVRSGRGVRDHGPYLIQVGNEQLEYHPVTLEDPVPTGRQILEAAGSRPAEEHLVFQVLSSGLLEELRPDETTDLRTRGVEAFLIFRNDRSFRFELDGRNFEWGGTRISGLTLKKLAAVDLATYGVWLEVHRGEDLRIGDQELFDLSRPGVERFFTGIVETTEG, from the coding sequence ATGAATGGTGAAATCGAAGATGTGAAAGATGCGGTCCGCTCGGGTCGGGGCGTACGTGATCATGGTCCCTACTTGATCCAAGTTGGCAACGAGCAACTGGAATACCACCCTGTCACGCTGGAGGATCCGGTGCCAACCGGTCGTCAGATCCTGGAAGCTGCTGGCTCTCGTCCGGCCGAAGAGCATCTGGTGTTTCAGGTGCTCTCCAGCGGACTCCTGGAAGAGCTCCGTCCGGATGAGACTACCGACCTACGGACTCGCGGAGTTGAGGCGTTTCTGATCTTCCGCAACGATCGTTCGTTCCGCTTCGAACTCGATGGCCGCAACTTCGAATGGGGCGGAACTCGCATTTCCGGCCTCACGCTAAAGAAGCTGGCCGCGGTTGATCTCGCGACGTACGGGGTGTGGCTGGAGGTTCACCGCGGTGAAGACCTGCGCATCGGCGATCAGGAGCTCTTCGATTTGTCGCGGCCGGGTGTTGAGCGCTTCTTCACTGGCATCGTCGAAACCACGGAGGGCTGA
- a CDS encoding ribbon-helix-helix protein, CopG family: protein MAAAKKTMTLNLTDAEMAALEELCEKKDLSKTSVVRQALRLYQLIEARMEKGDKLFFEDEKTKQKAEVMML from the coding sequence ATGGCTGCTGCCAAAAAGACCATGACTCTGAACCTGACAGATGCAGAGATGGCCGCTCTGGAGGAGCTTTGTGAGAAGAAGGATCTCAGCAAGACCTCTGTGGTCCGTCAGGCCTTGCGTCTATATCAGCTGATCGAAGCGAGGATGGAGAAGGGGGATAAGCTGTTTTTTGAGGACGAGAAGACCAAGCAGAAAGCAGAGGTCATGATGCTATGA
- a CDS encoding GNAT family N-acetyltransferase yields MTISTVPLWQPSTQSWVEASLQPITQKDASDWVQYWVPAIQNGLQQATIRAASVDVGQIPRWNWKDKIEAIHGLLSKNGFSITYEGVTQGLMIYDLSVHRCRLEEQKGKDLVYVEYLEVAPWNRNDLMQGQARFGGIGSTLLAAAIELSRQEDFKGRIGLHSLPGSESFYAYGGMSDLGVDESSEGLRYFEMTAEQATAFFRKGD; encoded by the coding sequence ATGACGATCAGCACTGTCCCTCTCTGGCAGCCCAGCACCCAGTCATGGGTAGAAGCCAGCCTTCAACCTATAACTCAGAAGGATGCGTCTGACTGGGTACAGTACTGGGTACCTGCCATCCAAAACGGATTGCAGCAAGCCACGATCCGAGCCGCCAGCGTTGACGTGGGGCAAATCCCACGCTGGAACTGGAAAGACAAAATTGAGGCGATCCATGGATTGCTCAGCAAAAACGGGTTCAGCATCACCTATGAGGGTGTGACTCAAGGGCTCATGATTTACGACCTATCAGTACATCGGTGTCGTTTGGAAGAGCAGAAAGGAAAGGATCTCGTCTATGTTGAGTACTTGGAGGTCGCTCCCTGGAACCGCAATGACCTTATGCAGGGGCAAGCAAGGTTCGGCGGCATAGGCAGCACCCTTTTAGCGGCAGCAATTGAGCTAAGTCGACAAGAGGACTTCAAAGGGCGCATAGGTCTTCACTCACTGCCGGGGTCTGAATCGTTCTACGCCTATGGCGGTATGTCGGACTTGGGAGTAGATGAAAGTTCTGAAGGCCTACGATATTTCGAGATGACAGCAGAACAAGCAACTGCTTTCTTTCGGAAGGGCGATTAA
- a CDS encoding helix-turn-helix transcriptional regulator: MKIEITKEWMRRMATIEENSVIGAGLVARDPAAKSFKDFIVPPVDEANLAFGRFVCLMRRKQGLSLEGLAEKADIELSDLVEIEGDTRHRPEPRTVYQLASYFHINKSNLMQIAGLSTRRDERLVNESVRFAARSDPSASLSKEESSALDAFIRALDSQE, encoded by the coding sequence ATGAAAATTGAAATTACTAAAGAATGGATGCGTCGAATGGCGACGATAGAGGAAAACTCTGTTATAGGTGCAGGCCTAGTTGCTAGAGACCCCGCCGCAAAATCTTTTAAAGATTTTATAGTTCCTCCAGTAGATGAAGCAAATTTAGCATTCGGGCGCTTCGTTTGTCTGATGAGAAGAAAACAGGGGCTAAGCTTAGAAGGATTAGCTGAAAAAGCTGACATTGAGCTCTCCGATCTCGTAGAAATCGAAGGTGATACTAGGCATAGGCCAGAGCCTAGAACCGTTTATCAACTAGCCAGTTATTTTCACATAAACAAATCCAATCTAATGCAAATAGCTGGATTATCTACAAGAAGAGACGAAAGGTTAGTAAATGAGTCCGTGAGATTTGCAGCTCGCTCAGATCCATCAGCATCACTATCCAAAGAAGAAAGTAGCGCACTGGATGCGTTTATCAGGGCGCTAGATAGCCAAGAGTAA
- a CDS encoding ImmA/IrrE family metallo-endopeptidase has translation MTKSLIVSPKTAKDIDSRIDRVLKGLGYPEPPLRLEDVRELLRLDLRFYTADNPGYLQEVTNRIFVGTKQVFQRPALLMDAISKLSLQALYLPDRKRILLDDNVPKLKHRWNEAHEIGHSLLPWHQEMMHGDDENTLSQHCHEHIELEANFAAARLLFLRDRFTEEARAMAEKFASIKSLQTAYGNTLSTTLYRFVECIGTEKPVVGVISGHPHISKRTDKFDAANPCRHFIQSPAFAQKFSNVSELEVFKSISAYCGRQGGGILGEDEVFLEDDNGQKHIFRFETFYNRYDCLTLGVHLAPAKSPIFF, from the coding sequence GTGACTAAAAGCTTAATAGTTTCTCCAAAAACAGCAAAAGATATCGACAGTAGAATCGATAGAGTGTTGAAGGGGCTGGGTTATCCTGAACCGCCGCTGCGACTGGAAGATGTTAGGGAGCTTTTGAGGCTTGACTTGAGGTTTTACACGGCTGATAACCCAGGCTACCTTCAAGAGGTCACGAATCGAATATTTGTTGGCACGAAACAAGTCTTTCAGCGACCAGCTCTATTGATGGACGCCATCAGCAAGCTTTCGCTGCAGGCGCTTTATTTACCTGACCGTAAAAGAATCCTTCTCGACGACAATGTACCTAAATTAAAGCACCGCTGGAACGAAGCTCACGAAATTGGACACAGCTTACTGCCATGGCACCAGGAAATGATGCATGGAGATGATGAAAATACCTTATCTCAGCACTGCCATGAACATATAGAGCTGGAAGCAAATTTTGCAGCTGCACGGCTATTATTTTTGCGTGACAGATTTACTGAAGAGGCCCGCGCAATGGCCGAGAAATTCGCTTCAATCAAGAGCCTTCAAACCGCTTACGGTAATACATTATCCACCACCCTTTACCGTTTTGTTGAATGCATCGGCACTGAAAAACCAGTTGTTGGCGTTATATCAGGACATCCACATATTTCAAAAAGAACGGACAAATTTGATGCAGCCAATCCCTGCAGGCATTTTATTCAGTCACCAGCATTCGCTCAGAAATTTTCTAATGTATCGGAATTAGAGGTTTTCAAATCAATTTCGGCATATTGTGGTAGACAAGGTGGAGGCATTCTTGGGGAGGACGAGGTTTTCCTTGAGGATGATAACGGCCAAAAGCATATTTTCCGTTTCGAAACTTTTTATAACCGATACGATTGCCTTACCTTAGGAGTCCATCTGGCCCCTGCAAAAAGCCCTATATTCTTTTGA
- a CDS encoding DUF3363 domain-containing protein, with protein MIHERGATRFSLMPWKSLFEQRMGQQIATTVCGDWVSREVGQQRGPVA; from the coding sequence TTGATTCATGAAAGGGGAGCGACAAGGTTCTCCCTGATGCCGTGGAAGTCGCTATTTGAGCAACGGATGGGTCAGCAGATTGCCACGACGGTATGTGGCGATTGGGTGTCGCGAGAGGTTGGGCAACAACGTGGGCCTGTTGCCTGA
- a CDS encoding DEAD/DEAH box helicase: MTRSLRDWQFSCINMALEHFNVTPHFFCQATPGAGKTRMAAELAGKLFEQDKIDLVLCFAPSCQVVEGFRSTFAAVLGRRLDGQIGAVGAAFTYQAMEYRDEGFWQLLDDYRVFVVFDEIHHCAGQDPLLSNAWGQQILCRIQDRAAFTLALSGTPWRSDDRAIAQARYSTPERHLICDYRYGLKEAIADGVCRSPRIVLLDNQKVKLTEEQGTDSTVRMFPSIAKLLGESPVTYEELLRHDEVIEQLLDLGCSKLDELRQIKPDAAGLVVASDIEHAQQIAQALGARGEGCRIVTNKTADAQQVINAFRHGACRWIVAVGMISEGTDIPRLQVCCYLSRIRTELHYRQVLGRVLRRTGEADDQAWMYMLAELTLQGFAERIADDLPDDLAVLNAVQMPAFTPDAKQPGFIGAPGNINGLDGNMGNNTGQTIGAVATTIISLGGATAEPSYQVSFSQHYRQQLLACF; the protein is encoded by the coding sequence ATGACTAGATCGCTACGAGACTGGCAGTTCAGCTGCATCAACATGGCGTTGGAGCACTTTAACGTCACGCCGCACTTCTTCTGTCAGGCAACGCCGGGTGCCGGCAAAACGCGTATGGCTGCAGAGCTGGCCGGCAAACTGTTTGAGCAGGACAAGATCGATCTGGTGTTGTGCTTTGCGCCGTCCTGCCAAGTTGTTGAGGGCTTTCGCTCGACCTTTGCTGCGGTGCTCGGCAGGCGTCTGGATGGCCAGATAGGCGCAGTGGGAGCGGCGTTCACCTACCAGGCCATGGAATACCGAGATGAGGGGTTCTGGCAGCTTCTTGATGACTATCGAGTGTTCGTGGTCTTCGATGAAATCCACCACTGCGCTGGTCAAGACCCCCTTCTCAGCAACGCCTGGGGTCAACAGATACTGTGCCGGATACAAGACCGGGCTGCCTTCACCTTGGCTCTCTCCGGCACACCATGGCGTTCGGACGACAGGGCCATTGCCCAGGCGCGTTATTCGACGCCAGAGAGGCACTTGATCTGCGACTACCGCTATGGCCTGAAAGAAGCCATTGCCGACGGAGTGTGCCGTTCTCCGCGCATTGTCCTACTCGACAATCAGAAGGTGAAACTCACCGAGGAGCAGGGTACTGACAGCACAGTGAGGATGTTTCCCAGCATTGCCAAGCTGCTGGGGGAATCACCCGTCACCTACGAAGAACTGCTGCGGCATGACGAGGTGATCGAGCAACTGCTCGATCTCGGCTGCAGCAAACTGGATGAGCTTCGCCAGATCAAACCTGATGCGGCTGGTTTGGTGGTTGCCAGCGACATAGAGCACGCCCAGCAAATTGCTCAAGCCCTGGGCGCCAGGGGTGAGGGTTGCCGCATCGTGACCAACAAAACCGCGGATGCGCAGCAGGTGATCAATGCGTTCAGACATGGCGCCTGCCGGTGGATTGTTGCGGTTGGAATGATCAGCGAAGGCACGGACATCCCACGGCTGCAAGTGTGCTGCTATCTCAGCCGCATCCGCACCGAGTTGCATTACCGGCAAGTGCTGGGGCGAGTGCTTCGGCGCACAGGCGAGGCCGATGATCAGGCATGGATGTATATGCTGGCGGAACTGACGCTACAGGGGTTTGCAGAGCGAATTGCGGATGACCTACCGGATGACCTAGCGGTACTAAACGCGGTACAGATGCCAGCCTTCACTCCAGATGCCAAGCAACCTGGTTTTATTGGTGCTCCCGGCAATATCAATGGCCTAGACGGCAATATGGGAAATAACACTGGTCAGACTATCGGAGCAGTCGCTACGACCATAATTTCTCTTGGGGGCGCTACAGCCGAGCCAAGTTATCAGGTGAGTTTTTCCCAGCATTACAGGCAGCAGTTGCTAGCTTGCTTTTAA
- a CDS encoding helix-turn-helix domain-containing protein — MDNLAKALGERIRAQRKACGISQDALALACSIDRSYMGRIERGEVNITVEKLYRIASELACEPSCLLPQMSEL, encoded by the coding sequence ATGGACAACTTGGCGAAAGCGTTAGGGGAACGCATCCGAGCCCAGAGGAAGGCCTGCGGAATTTCTCAAGATGCTCTAGCGCTGGCCTGCAGTATCGACCGCAGCTACATGGGGCGGATCGAGCGCGGTGAAGTAAACATCACCGTCGAGAAGCTATATCGGATCGCAAGCGAGCTCGCCTGCGAACCGTCCTGCCTTCTGCCTCAGATGTCAGAGCTATAG
- a CDS encoding MoxR family ATPase, translated as MSEEISDPSQTEASSASAPSAAIQRQRASQLAQALRVELQKAVIGQVAVIDDVLTALLAGGHVLVEGVPGLGKTLLVRALARCFGGEFSRIQFTPDLMPSDVTGHAVYDMQSEQFKLRKGPVFTNLLLADEINRAPAKTQAALLEVMQERQVTLEGRALPVPQPFLVLATQNPIEQEGTYPLPEAELDRFMLKLRMDYPAADEELNLVRQVTRSARADMLEVAPLRTLLQARDVLALQRIASDLPVDDQVLDYAVRLARATRSWPGLAMGAGPRASIALVRGGRARALLRGGDFVLPDDIKGCALAVLRHRVRLSPELDIEGLSVDQVLQQLLDQVPAPRL; from the coding sequence ATGAGCGAAGAGATTTCCGATCCGTCGCAAACCGAAGCCAGCAGCGCTTCCGCGCCCTCGGCCGCCATCCAGCGTCAGCGCGCCAGCCAATTGGCCCAGGCGTTGCGCGTGGAATTGCAGAAGGCCGTGATCGGCCAGGTCGCCGTAATCGACGATGTGCTCACTGCCTTGCTGGCTGGCGGCCACGTATTGGTGGAAGGTGTGCCGGGCCTCGGCAAGACGCTGCTGGTCCGCGCCCTGGCCCGCTGCTTCGGCGGCGAGTTCTCGCGTATCCAGTTCACCCCCGACCTGATGCCCAGCGACGTGACTGGCCACGCCGTGTATGACATGCAGAGCGAGCAGTTCAAGCTGCGCAAGGGACCGGTGTTCACCAACCTGCTACTGGCGGACGAGATCAACCGTGCCCCGGCCAAGACCCAGGCCGCGCTACTGGAAGTGATGCAGGAACGCCAGGTGACTCTGGAAGGCCGCGCCCTGCCGGTACCCCAACCCTTCCTCGTGCTGGCGACGCAGAACCCTATCGAGCAGGAAGGTACCTATCCCCTGCCAGAAGCCGAGCTGGACCGCTTCATGCTCAAGCTGCGCATGGATTACCCGGCCGCTGATGAAGAACTGAACCTGGTACGCCAGGTCACCCGCTCGGCTCGCGCCGATATGCTCGAAGTGGCGCCGTTGCGCACCCTGTTGCAAGCCCGTGACGTCCTGGCTCTGCAGAGGATCGCCAGCGATCTGCCGGTGGACGACCAGGTGCTGGACTACGCCGTGCGCCTGGCCCGCGCCACACGTAGCTGGCCTGGCCTGGCCATGGGGGCCGGACCGCGCGCTTCCATCGCCCTGGTCCGCGGTGGCCGTGCCCGCGCACTGCTGCGCGGCGGCGATTTCGTGCTGCCGGACGACATCAAGGGCTGTGCCCTGGCGGTACTGCGCCATCGCGTACGCCTTTCGCCGGAACTGGATATCGAGGGCCTGTCGGTGGATCAGGTACTCCAGCAACTCCTAGATCAGGTACCGGCGCCGCGCCTATGA
- a CDS encoding DUF58 domain-containing protein: MKPSRALLVLVAGLFGLALLLGTLPALGIKLPEQLNLLWWGLLCALILLGLLDCAWLRRLPSPRLERNLPGNLALGRWSDVRLTLHHGYGRSVEIDLFDQVPAAMEFEPLPQRVALHPGEHTDFGYRVRPVKRGHFHFPACEVQLPSPLGLWRHKRVLDLPGEARVYPDFARLYGAQLKAVDDWLSQLGVRQRPRRGLGLEFHQLREFRDGDTLRQIDWKATARKRTPIAREYQDERDQQIVFLLDCGRRMRSQDGDLSHFDHALNASLLLSYVALRQGDAVGLSTFAAERDRFVAPVKGPAQLNVLLNGVYDLDSTLRPADYSAAADVLLARQRRRALVVLVSNLRDEDDTELFNAVKRLGRQHRLLVVSLREEVLDSLRHTPVQGFDDALAYCGTVDYLNARNSLHERLAAHGVPVLDARPSELGPQLVSRYLAWKKAGAL; the protein is encoded by the coding sequence ATGAAGCCTTCCCGCGCACTGCTGGTGCTGGTGGCCGGGCTCTTCGGCCTGGCCCTGCTGCTCGGCACGCTGCCAGCGTTGGGCATCAAGCTGCCCGAGCAGTTGAACCTGCTCTGGTGGGGTCTACTCTGCGCCCTCATCCTGCTTGGCCTGTTGGATTGCGCCTGGCTGCGCCGCCTGCCATCACCGCGCCTGGAGCGTAACCTTCCGGGGAATCTGGCACTGGGACGCTGGAGCGATGTCCGACTGACCCTCCATCACGGCTATGGCCGCTCCGTGGAAATCGATCTGTTCGACCAGGTCCCGGCCGCCATGGAGTTCGAGCCCCTGCCCCAGCGCGTAGCTCTGCACCCGGGTGAGCACACCGACTTCGGCTATCGGGTGCGCCCAGTCAAGCGCGGCCATTTCCACTTCCCAGCCTGCGAAGTGCAACTGCCCAGTCCGCTGGGCCTGTGGCGGCACAAGCGCGTGCTCGACCTGCCCGGTGAAGCACGCGTCTACCCGGACTTCGCGCGCCTCTATGGCGCGCAACTGAAGGCCGTGGACGACTGGCTCAGCCAACTCGGCGTGCGCCAGCGACCGCGCCGCGGCCTGGGCCTTGAATTCCACCAGCTTCGGGAGTTCCGCGACGGCGACACCTTGCGTCAGATCGACTGGAAGGCCACCGCGCGCAAACGCACGCCGATCGCCCGCGAGTACCAGGACGAGCGTGACCAGCAGATCGTCTTTTTGCTCGACTGCGGTCGCCGCATGCGTAGCCAGGACGGCGATCTCTCGCACTTCGACCACGCCCTCAACGCAAGCCTGCTGCTCAGCTATGTGGCGCTGCGCCAGGGCGATGCGGTTGGCCTGTCCACCTTCGCTGCCGAACGTGATCGCTTCGTGGCGCCGGTGAAGGGGCCGGCGCAGTTGAATGTGCTGCTCAATGGCGTCTACGACCTGGACAGCACCCTGCGCCCAGCCGACTACAGCGCCGCTGCGGACGTGCTGCTGGCACGCCAGCGGCGCCGCGCACTGGTGGTACTGGTGAGCAACTTGCGCGATGAGGACGACACTGAACTGTTCAACGCAGTGAAACGCCTCGGTCGCCAACACCGACTGCTGGTAGTCAGCTTGCGTGAGGAAGTCCTCGACAGCCTGCGCCATACCCCGGTCCAGGGCTTCGATGACGCCCTCGCCTATTGCGGCACAGTGGACTACCTGAATGCCCGCAACAGCCTGCATGAACGCCTCGCAGCCCACGGCGTGCCGGTACTGGACGCGCGCCCCAGCGAGCTGGGACCCCAGCTGGTGAGCCGCTACCTGGCGTGGAAGAAGGCAGGAGCGCTGTAG